A segment of the Lycium ferocissimum isolate CSIRO_LF1 chromosome 5, AGI_CSIRO_Lferr_CH_V1, whole genome shotgun sequence genome:
CGTCATCATCGGAGAGCAACAATGCCTCCGCCAATAACATTGTCACGGGTAAGGTCACTAAAGCATCTGCTGTTAAGAGGCGGGAGAGCGTCGAGACTCCTGGACGGAAATGCCTGCACTGTGCTTCTGATAAGACACCGCAGTGGCGCACGGGACCTATGGGTCCGAAAACCCTGTGCAATGCATGCGGAGTTAGGTACAAGTCTGGTAGGTTGGTGCCGGAGTATCGGCCTGCGTCTAGCCCTACGTTTATCTCAGCGAAGCACTCGAATTCTCATCGGAAAGTTCTGGAACTCCGGAGGCAAAAGGAGCTTCAAAgacaccatcatcatcatcagttGCTAAGTCAACCCTCAATTTTTGGTGTATCTAACGGCGGTGATGATTTCTTGCTTCATCATCACCCAAACTGTGGTCCTAATTACAGGCACCTCATCTAGTCTCAGTCAGCTCTAGTGTAGGGGATAACTACTTTGCACCTTTCTCGTTTAAAGTTTGAATTAACATCCATTTTCCTAATTCCATCTAGTTTTAGAAATTTAAATATCAGGatatgaagagagaaaaaaaaaaaaaaagttcctaGCAACCCTAGTGGAACCCAAAagaaggggggaaaaaaaagagattaaacGGCAACTAGAAATTAGATATCTGTAACGTTTCTCCTAATTTTGGTATTAATTTATAGATTCATTTTGAAGACTTGTTACGTCCAAAAAGTTTACGTTGTTATTTATCTTCTTTCCTTGATATTTAGTAGAGTAACTTTTTGGAGAGTACCTCATTATGAGTTTAACTTCTATAAAAACAAAAGGAATTCAAATATTCAATGCACCAAGCATTCCCGGTTAACTCATGGTCTTGGAAAAGAACGCATTCACCGAATATGATGCAGGTAGATAGCTTACCTTCAAGCAAGTATTCGTGGTTGATTCCACGACTAAAACTGATGACCTATAAGTCTAGTAACATAATTTAAATTTGTCTCAATGTTACCTTAACTTCTATACACCAACcaacatgaaaagaattttACACCATTAAATCATCTAAAGATAACTACAACTAGTAATTTATAAAAAGTGTGATTAGTATATATCCTAGAATTAAGATAGTTGCCAGCGACAGCATATTAAAAATTTCTTATTCTATCGGTGCATATAAGCTAGTTTCTACTATTTGGACAAGGGTAAAAggaatatgattttattcactTGTTGACAAATCAAGTAAAAATATCTGTAATAGGCTGGAAAGTGGGTGGGAGGAATGATAGATGCAAGTAGGTGCAATTGTGCATATTGCCTTTGTCAATGCCATGGGCCATTGTGCCATAACTTGAAAACTTGAAAGGTGAGGATATATGCACATGGAGGGCTCACGGGCTCAACTAAAAACTGGGTCCTTTTCCTGTCTCAACTTCCATTACTATTTCAAAAGTTAGCACCTCTTCTTGTCAATTTTGGAAACTAGAACTGTGGTATTGTATCTTTTCATTGGGTAGTGCATTCTAAATTCTAAAATAAACTTGATACACTAACCTGTATATTTCACCGACTTGGACATTGAAAGGTTGCTAGAAAATGAGTATAATTGGTATTCCAAGGACTGGAGGTcccaattcaaaaaaaaaaaaaaaaaaaaaaaaaacactacttaaggaaaaaagaaaaaggcgaAAAGTCCAATCACAATTTTCTAGTTTTGATAAAGAAATGATACTCGTGTAATCAATCTCAAAAGTTAACTCATGAATCGAGGATTACCCAAATCATATAAAGAGACATCCTATCACTAAAGAGTTGATGTGGGACTCTGACACCACCACACTCTCAGGAGTCAAGACTGGATGATAATATAAGATGAGTCTCTATATCGAGTAAACAATGAATTGAAATGAGTTTGGCTCAGATATCGAATGGTCTTGGCCTAATTAACTAAAAAACTAGCTCATGTATTCAAAATAAGCTGAGATCATATAAAGTGACTCATAACGTAAAGAGTTGATAAGGGACTTAACAATTTTCAATATTTTAGTCACACATTACCAACTAAATTTATACTATTTGACAAAAACCTGTTGcttctcttaatttctcaataatttttatcttataattttttaaaaataattattgatatctacatattattttaaatgaataaataaatgattaaaTTGATCAAAAACCGCATGCCATTGATTGATTTTAGGCAGCGGTACAACTACATCTATAGATTATTGACCCATAGTTTCtctaataataaataaattgaattgaataaacAATATATAGCATAGATTTCAGTGACCATAAGCCTAGCTACGAAATTGggttgggggaaaaaaaaaagaacaatatCGTGCAGTGTACGAAGTAGCTGCATGGAATTGCGGTAAGAATCAATGTGGGAAAAGAACGAGAAGAGTTTATAACCAGTGGAAAATTTCAAAGGAATAATAAATTGATATTCTATGAAATTAATGGTATAGTACGTCAATTATGTATTGGGATACCCTAGCCCCTAGGTCAAAGGACGTGATATTGgattaaaataattatactCTAATATTTGGCCCTATATAATTGTCTACCCGATCCTAGACATTTGCACTTCTAAGGGGGGTCCACAGTATTATTTTCTCCAACGTTAGTCCAACTATTTTAAGTCATACTCCCCATTCTCAATTTATGTACTAATGCATGGCTCGACTTGaaatttaagggaaaaaaatgtatgtcacataaattaagatAGATAGAAGCAGTATTATATATGACATTTCCCATAAGTAATCAAAGGTGGATGTAGAGTATACGATACGGATTCAACAAGATCCAACTCTTTTGTGCACATTCTATATTTATCTTAAATGtttatttaatatgtacaaATCAACAATTTAAAACTCAATAACTTAAAAGGGCTAGAATCAAAacacataaacttcaaattctgaGTTGACCTCTGCATGTAGGAATGAAATGTCAAATTTACAGTCATAAGATTAATTTaaggatattttttatttgttatattacGCCCTTTTAATGTAAGGCAAATAACTTCTTGTGAATTAGTTCCAATTCAATACTAAACAAGTCTGAACTAATTGAATACTTGAATTAGAAATTCCTCGAATCGATTTGCCATTTCCATAAAAGATATAATTGACAATGAGTATCTTCATTTTTTgatatctttaaattttgtgtccGGTAAACTAagacacataaaataaaacGGATGGAACAAAACTTTAATATGCATGGTGCAAAATGTTGGTTGGaagatacatgtatatgacagtTGAGTTCTTCTTtgctttgacttattttaggtgAAAACGATAACAAAAATTGCAACAATTTGACAAAACATAAAGTTTAAACAAGGATATAcgagtcatatatatataagtatttccCTGGAATTCTCTTATTATTCAGTTTTGCTTCATAACTCTTGGtttaaaggtgatttgtataaGGTCATTTAATTGTGTATTGTATATAATTTCTCCTATATATCTTCCTCTATAATTCCATTTTATTACATATGGTACGGTGctttaataaataatattataccCCTTCCTCTCAAATTTATACTAGATTGTgtgaagaaacaagaaaaatgaaattaaagagACAAGTATGGGAGCCAACTGTTCCTGCATGGGTCTCTAACTAATATGAACCCACAAAAATAAATAGTACTTGAAGGTACAATGTATGTACGCACAGAAACGTCCAGCAAAAATACTGTATTTAGGGATAGAGTCATCTAAATGTAACAGATATGTTTCTACACTTATTGAATATATCTCTTTCCTTTTATCTTTTCCTTCTGTTTTTAAAACTTAGAGATACACTGATAATATCAATATAAGGCCACAATTGAAAGATAATAATTACATATgagtatttataaaaattaaaattacatgATGACCGGAAAACATTATACAAATTACTTGCTATAACAGGTCAAAACATACTGACAATCACAAATTCTTTAGCTGTCAATATGTATATAgattgaaattattttctttggggGTGTAGACATGCATGTGGAGAGGAAAGAAGAAGCACATGCAAATAAGTGAAATATATGACTCTGTGTGCAGGTTGCAGTGTGGATAATATATCCAAAGGGCCATATTAAAGGTGTTCATGTCGTCTCTAGGGATCTTTCCATGTTATTTGGTAATACGTTGGTATTATTCTTGTCTCCTCCTTCCCCACCTATTACCCCCCTTTTATGATACTGACTCTTTACAAAATTACACATCACAGTATTTCTTTGCACATTTTTTTGGTAAGTTTTCGTATAAGAGTTTAGCTTAAACTATATGATAATGTGcaatatttatgatattaagttAGATGTGGAGTCAAGATTTTAAGTTCACAGGTCATAGATAACAATCCGTTTTGCTTACTGAATTTTTGGTAGATTAATATATAAAGAGTACAAGCTAAGGGCGTCAAATCAAAATTATGCATTTGGTGAAAATTTAATAGACCGCATCATTAAGAAGGTGAAATATAAGTGGTGATCGATCAGCTGTGTTCATGCCAAATAAAAGCTGATGTGTACATAGACAGTGCTTTTCTAATTGGAAAAGTTTGGTGCGAAATATTCTTTCACGTAATgagtgatatgatgatattgcTCCAACCAGTCTAACGATTTAAAAAGGAGCAGTGAATAAACCATCATGATCAAATTAAAAATGTCGATATGTAAgatttatcaaaagaaaaaataaataaaaatcctTCCAATTGAATAATGATCAGtggttatatatatagaagaagATCGGCACGAAATATAATTAAGAAAGATGGGAGTCACATGACTTCTTTaattatacattattataaCATCCAAGTCCGTCGGACTGTCCttagcctatgtttataaaaattaaatacagaATCAGTTCTTATAATATTCCAATTAACTAAAATCTTAATGGAACAAGACGCGCTGAAGGAACTTACAAAAATATATGCAATCATAGCTAGCTAGCTATTGAAGGCTAAGTACCTATCGAACTTCATACAACTTTTATAATTTGGagttcaaaactttttttatttttttgaaattatagtaatATATATTAAAGTGTATCTATAAACATATGCATGCTCCGTTTAGAAAATATAAGTTCAGTTGCATCCGTCCATCGTCAATATATAGAAACCTTCCAATTAATGATTGATAACAAAATTAGAACGGGCATGCACCATTGCACCCTTAAAATCAGCTGAACTAATCATGTGATACTTGATTATTTGCGCACAATCATAATCTTATTCATTTAATAACTAAAAGCGTAGCCATCGACCAGATAGATAGGTAACAGAATTTGATTTGCATATTAATTCAAAGCCTTAATTAGTTAGAAGTAATAGCTGtaattaagtgataaatatgTGTACGAAAGAAACATCTTTGTATTCATCATTTGATGTAAACATCAGGTGCAAATAAACCGAGTGAACTGCATCTCTTGAACGTTTGAAGGCAATTTTATCTAGTGAtcctaatatttatttaacaaGTTTAGTATTATTATTCTACTAACTTCCagatttttgaaattaatttgGACAAAAAACCTATGTACGTAAACTGGGATTATAGACCGGTCCAGTCTGTCACACTCCCATCACTTGTATGTACATATCAAATCAGTAATACGCTTAAGAGTGAGTTGGTTGATCTCCAAGTTGAAGATTAGTTGAATTTCAGGCTTAGCAAATGAAAAAAAGCCAAATAAATTAGGTGAAAAATCCAATTTTACAGCTAAAACTAAAAACATACGGCACATGATTCTGGACATTGCTTGCATGTGCAGAAAAGACTACATGGAGTAGAGAGTTGATATAGCTATTATTAATTGTTAATTCTGTAAAAGTGGTCCCATTAATGTAAAATTAAAAGTGTGATATAGTTCAATCCAGTATATAAGTAATTAAGTTGCTTAGTTGATGGCTTAATCCTGATGATTTAAGGAGTTGTTAGTGCAGGGTCAATTTAAGTACTTATGGGGTTAAGTAGGCACATGGCGACTTAAAGCTCTTGTATTATATGTTCTTGACCACTTCTGCTTTGATATCTTTATTCTTGCTTCAACTCAATCCGGCcaacttaaaattattttcattgtTTTGTTTATTCTCTTAGATAACTAGTTTAATTAAATTGAACTAATGagatctttttatttatttacgcGGATGCATCggattgcttttttttttttttttttttttttcagttatGAATGTATCCagccaacattttttttttcaaaagtacttaTCTTTATTTGGacttgggtcatttgcactttgtccctattttgtgctggtttTTGTCCTTCAAAGTCGAATTTATGCCTATAGGGACATAATTTACGCATTATAATATCTACAAGTTATGCCCGCATACTTAAAAAACTTATGCCTCTATACGCATAActtcgattttgaaggacaaaaattgaagaccatccgttttgaaggcaaaaattaaagatcaatcCATTTGAAGGAAAAACCGGACATAAATAATCCCGCATTTCATCCCAAAATTAATATCCCTTATTCCATCAACTAAACGCTCATAACCGGCTAAGTTTGTCACTTCAATGAAAAGTCTCAAAATTGATTTGCAAATTAGAGTATTATAGTAGGGGCCACGGGGTGACCGCTATTTGAGTAAGTTTCCAGTATGATCACCTCAGAGTTCGGTTTTGGGATTGAAATGTAAGAGGCCCAATATTCTCCGTAGCCCATTAAACTTGATTCACGAGAAACCGTGATACCAAAACTAGGAGAAATTGTGTGGAATAACCACTCTTTGGACCGGAATTCAAACTTTAGCCTCATTTTAAATgtaatcaaataatattcacTTCTTAATATGAAGATACAATTCGGATAAAAATGCACCTAGATATCATGAAAAAACTCCAGCACATTGTGGAGAAGTTTGAAAACTTAGATTTTACATTTACAAAACTGAGTTGTATTTGATCAGTCGGGTTACACTATATTAATCCGTATTGACCCAATAATTTGATGAGTCATTTCGGATTCAACTAGCATATCTATTCTATAAACGGGTCATAAAACCTAACTAAAATCTATCCTTGTgtttacatacatatatgagaATCTATTTTGCCTTTATAATTAAAACTTTGCGACCTCCTAGGTCCTCAACCAACCAATTAAAGGGGGAAGGCATTGAACTCGTGAAGGTCTTGTTGTTCACTTTCAAGAAGTCAATAATCCAGTTCATCATCACGAGATGTAAATGCATTATGCAACCATTAGAAGACTTTTTTGCGTGGTGTCTCTCAATTTTCCTCAATTCCCCACCTCAATTTCGCCAAAAAAAGACTAGCTCCGTGAACTCCCAAAGCAATATACACTATAGTCTACAGTATTTAAGAGTCACAAGTCACAACAACATGTTCATCTCAAGTAGTAATTATTTTGTGATGGGCAGTGGCCTACTGTTAGTATTTTTGCATGCCTTTGTTGAATTTTTATCCATTTATTCATGGCTAACTTTTGCTGCCCCATTGAGATGGAGCCTAAGACATTGAACCAAGGTCAACTCAACCTTGCCCGAGTAATGCCTCTGCCTCACTCTCTAATTTGTTGAATTTACTATCATTACTACTCTATGTCCTTTCCatcaatttttaatttcttcAGATATAAGTTgagatttctttattttttgataatGATGCAGGAAGTTGCTGTTGACATAGTGCAGAATACAGAATCGGACGAAGCATCAAATCTATTTCTAGAGGTGATGATCTGCAACCATCACATATGCTCCGCTTTGTTAAATTTGATGTGTCATCAGGCTTAATTCAACCTCTTAAACAAGTACAAATAACCTTTACATGCTACCTGTCATGTCtttaaaaaatgggaaaatggtcaaatttaccctccaagtatggtttatagtttaaatttgccctccgtcaaaatttgggatcaaatttgccctctttgtcaaagtttgggatcaaatttaccctccaagtatgacttatagtttaaatttgccctccgtcaaagtttgggatcaaatttgccctctctgtcgaagtttgggatcaaatttgccctctccgttatgatacttgataaatttgcccttatatgGATGAAAGTCTGACTTGgactccacaacacaaaaaGTTAGCCACGTTGGATCCACATAGGCTCCACGTAGACTCCCAATCCCAAttttcttttgggaaaaaaagtGCCCTAGCAACATTTGTTTTGTCATAGTGAAGGTTTCTTCATGAACTCTTCAGAGCATTTTTGAACAGATGAAAACATTTTTTCTCAGAATACATTCCTAAACGTATACCGAAAGTAACATCAGAAAAGTTATGATCCTGCAAAAGTGATAACAAGgcaacaaaataaatttgtgcAGTTCAGCTTTGAAAATTCATTTTCAGTTCTCTTGAATAGTTTTTGAGAGCTTCTGACAAGGAGGCGACAACAATGAGTTAAGTTAGCTCCATCGAAGTTCACCTAAGATAGATGTCATGTTCAAGAAATTTTTGCTGGTTAGATAAATTCTATGTTTCTAGAGAGAACAACGAATCTTTGGTCGTATTAAACATTTGTTCTTGCTGCTGCAAAATTTTGTTACATGCCTCCTATTTTATGCATTACGTGTGTACCTCGATGCAATTAAAACTCCGGCTTTTCACATTACTACATGTGCCTTAGTGTCAGCAATAGTCTAGGCGGGTTAAGAGAATCGGGATCGGGGAAACGGGTTAAAAAGAGAATTGGGTTTGGGAGTCTACTTGGAGCCTATGTGGATCCGACGtggctaatttttttgtgttgtggagtccaagtcagacttccatccatataagggcaaatttatcaagtatcctaatggggagggcaaatttgatcccaaacttcgactgagagggcaaatttgatcccaaactttgacggagggcaaatttaaactgTAAGCGATACttggagggcaaatttgatcccaaactttgacggagggcaaatttaaactataaaccatacttgaagggtaaatttgacccttttcccttaaaaaataGTCGTCGTCATGGAGCTTCAATATCAAATGAAACTCCAGCGTGATATCGAATTTAAGACTCTATGATAgtgattatttttcaattataggAACTGAATTGTGAATTTTATCCCTTAAACTAGCTTGAGATTTGCCCATAACTATTTAAAGAGATAACGACCAATTTACAACCAAGCAAGAACGCCCAAGCTTAGAAAATTGGAGCATGAATAACATAACATGGAGCCCACTATGGACCTCAAACTTAACTCAATTAAAATAAACTAGCTCATAAGTTGAGAATTACATCTGTTGTCTGAGAAGTGAGAACATAAGAAAACCATGCTAAAGTTGTGCTTAGATTCTACTGTCTGTGGAACTTTACCTTAGAATATGTGAAGTTTTATTCGAGCTATAAATATACTTCGCATTCCCCCATAAAATTCTAAATCCGTTTTGCTGATATATTTCACATTTTTAACaagtgtttttttcttcttctttttgtatgTGGGATCTGAAAATGCAATTGTACCATAGGGAGGAAAGCAAGTTGTTCAAATAAAGGAGGCGCTAATGCTAA
Coding sequences within it:
- the LOC132058076 gene encoding uncharacterized protein LOC132058076, whose product is MANFCCPIEMEPKTLNQGQLNLAREVAVDIVQNTESDEASNLFLEGGKQVVQIKEALMLIEEAEALQEDCIGQVVKTNAVIEASCQCACPSAIIDSPNQSKLKEPLSAPF